In Mastomys coucha isolate ucsf_1 unplaced genomic scaffold, UCSF_Mcou_1 pScaffold20, whole genome shotgun sequence, one DNA window encodes the following:
- the Rarres2 gene encoding retinoic acid receptor responder protein 2 isoform X2, protein MKCLLISLALWLGIVGIQGTELELSETQRRGLQVALEEFHKHPPVQSAFQEIGVDSADDMLFSAGTFVRLEFKLQQTSCPKKDWKKPECTIKPNGRKRKCLACIKLDPKGKVLGRMVHCPILKQGPQEPQESQCSKIAQAGEDSRSYFLPGQFAFSRALRAK, encoded by the exons atgaagtgcttgctgatctCCTTGGCCCTATGGCTGGGCATAGTGGGCATACAGGGGACAGAGCTTGAACTCAGCGAGACACAGCGCAGGGGCCTGCAGGTGGCTCTGGAGGAGTTCCACAAACACCCACCTGTGCAGTCGGCCTTCCAAGAGATCGGTGTGGACAGCGCTGACGACATG CTCTTCTCAGCTGGCACCTTTGTGAGGTTGGAATTTAAGCTCCAGCAGACCAGCTGCCCCAAGAAGGACTGGAAAAAGCCAGAGTGCACAATCAAACCAAACGGG agaaagaggaaatgccTGGCTTGCATCAAACTGGACCCCAAGGGTAAAGTTCTAGGCCGGATGGTCCACTGCCCAATACTGAAGCAAGGGCCTCAG GAGCCCCAGGAGTCCCAGTGCAGTAAGATAGCACAGGCTGGTGAGGACTCCCGCAGCTACTTCCTCCCTGGACAGTTTGCCTTCTCCAGGGCCCTTCGAGCCAAATAA
- the Lrrc61 gene encoding leucine-rich repeat-containing protein 61: protein MEPPGEKPGEAEALSITPQLLKSHSGEFALDSILLLKLRGLGVADLGCLGECLNLEWLDLSGNALTHLGPLASLRQLAVLNVSNNRLTGLEPLAGCESLQSLNAAGNLLTTPSQLQCLAGLQGLEHLRLRDPLARLSNPICANPSYWAAVRELLPGLKVIDGERVSGRGSELYQLCRDLDSSLCSSSSPGPRAIEAQPWVEPGYWESWPIRSSSILEEACRQFQDTLQECLDLDRQAGDSLAQAQQALSPAEATSSFVF from the coding sequence ATGGAGCCTCCTGGAGAGAAGCCCGGAGAGGCTGAGGCACTGAGTATCACACCCCAGCTGCTCAAGTCCCACTCTGGGGAGTTTGCTCTGGATTCCATCCTGCTGCTGAAGCTTCGGGGTTTAGGGGTGGCGGACCTGGGTTGCTTGGGGGAGTGCCTGAACCTTGAGTGGCTTGACCTATCAGGCAATGCACTCACCCACCTGGGCCCACTAGCATCCCTGCGTCAGCTGGCTGTGCTCAACGTCTCCAATAATCGGCTGACAGGGCTGGAGCCACTAGCAGGCTGTGAGAGCCTGCAGAGCCTCAACGCTGCTGGCAACCTGCTGACCACTCCTAGCCAGCTGCAGTGTCTGGCTGGGCTGCAGGGCCTGGAGCACCTGAGGCTCCGGGACCCTTTGGCCCGGCTCAGCAACCCGATATGTGCAAATCCCTCCTACTGGGCTGCGGTTCGAGAGCTACTACCTGGCCTTAAAGTCATAGACGGGGAACGTGTGAGTGGGCGGGGCAGTGAGTTGTACCAGTTATGCCGAGACCTGGACAGTTCCTTGTGCTCCAGCTCCAGCCCAGGCCCCAGAGCCATCGAGGCCCAGCCATGGGTAGAGCCCGGCTACTGGGAGTCCTGGCCCATCCGGAGTAGCTCCATTCTGGAGGAGGCCTGCCGGCAGTTCCAGGACACGCTGCAGGAATGCCTTGACCTGGATCGTCAGGCCGGTGATAGTTTGGCCCAGGCCCAGCAGGCTCTGAGCCCTGCAGAAGCCAcctcttcctttgtcttctga
- the Rarres2 gene encoding retinoic acid receptor responder protein 2 isoform X1, translating to MKCLLISLALWLGIVGIQGTELELSETQRRGLQVALEEFHKHPPVQSAFQEIGVDSADDMLFSAGTFVRLEFKLQQTSCPKKDWKKPECTIKPNGRKRKCLACIKLDPKGKVLGRMVHCPILKQGPQQEPQESQCSKIAQAGEDSRSYFLPGQFAFSRALRAK from the exons atgaagtgcttgctgatctCCTTGGCCCTATGGCTGGGCATAGTGGGCATACAGGGGACAGAGCTTGAACTCAGCGAGACACAGCGCAGGGGCCTGCAGGTGGCTCTGGAGGAGTTCCACAAACACCCACCTGTGCAGTCGGCCTTCCAAGAGATCGGTGTGGACAGCGCTGACGACATG CTCTTCTCAGCTGGCACCTTTGTGAGGTTGGAATTTAAGCTCCAGCAGACCAGCTGCCCCAAGAAGGACTGGAAAAAGCCAGAGTGCACAATCAAACCAAACGGG agaaagaggaaatgccTGGCTTGCATCAAACTGGACCCCAAGGGTAAAGTTCTAGGCCGGATGGTCCACTGCCCAATACTGAAGCAAGGGCCTCAG CAGGAGCCCCAGGAGTCCCAGTGCAGTAAGATAGCACAGGCTGGTGAGGACTCCCGCAGCTACTTCCTCCCTGGACAGTTTGCCTTCTCCAGGGCCCTTCGAGCCAAATAA